In a genomic window of Thermosynechococcus sp. CL-1:
- a CDS encoding adenosine deaminase has protein sequence MALYAELHRHLGGSVVPRILWRYFQRNDRALADRFPDYEEFETFYTRPRQSLEEYLELHTLVESVQTPQTLPYFIFRLIRGAYIFENLAYLELRYTPYLRTDPQRSQSDRIEQMADIVKTVGLACQVPEYPIVTSQILCMHTRLPYAVNRAIVDLAASFPQFVCGIDLAGGDSVYGDRMAEFIELYAYARDRGLKTTGHLYETVNGCYPELLPYLQRIGHGIQIPLRYPELLKEVAAAGQCLEVCPTTYFQTGTLESYAQLRLVFERCFEAGVDVAICTDNAGLHNVRLPFEYENLLTHDILNFKELQACQEAAFRHAFAWPHAQPPTLLLSNLLQGNSPQNALAGCAIQ, from the coding sequence ATGGCACTGTACGCAGAATTACATCGGCATTTGGGTGGCTCAGTGGTACCGCGGATTCTTTGGCGGTATTTTCAGCGGAACGATCGCGCCCTTGCAGATCGCTTTCCTGACTATGAGGAATTTGAAACCTTTTATACTCGCCCCCGCCAATCCCTTGAAGAATACCTCGAACTCCACACCCTAGTGGAGAGTGTGCAAACGCCGCAAACTTTGCCCTATTTCATCTTTCGCTTGATTCGCGGCGCCTATATTTTTGAAAACTTGGCCTATCTAGAGCTGCGCTATACCCCCTATCTGCGCACGGATCCGCAGCGATCCCAGAGCGATCGCATTGAGCAGATGGCCGACATTGTTAAAACGGTGGGTCTGGCTTGCCAAGTACCAGAATACCCGATTGTCACGAGCCAAATCCTCTGTATGCACACGCGGCTACCCTATGCGGTGAACCGTGCCATTGTTGATCTGGCGGCGAGTTTTCCGCAGTTTGTCTGTGGCATTGACTTGGCCGGGGGCGATAGCGTCTATGGCGATCGCATGGCGGAATTTATTGAACTCTATGCCTATGCCCGCGATCGCGGTCTTAAAACCACTGGCCACCTCTACGAAACGGTGAATGGCTGCTATCCCGAATTGCTACCCTACCTGCAACGCATTGGTCATGGCATTCAAATTCCCCTGCGCTATCCAGAGCTGCTCAAGGAAGTGGCGGCAGCCGGTCAATGCCTCGAAGTGTGCCCCACCACCTATTTTCAAACGGGTACCCTTGAGAGCTACGCGCAATTACGCCTCGTCTTTGAACGCTGTTTTGAAGCGGGGGTGGACGTGGCCATCTGTACCGACAACGCGGGTCTGCACAACGTGCGGCTGCCCTTTGAGTACGAAAACTTGCTCACCCACGACATCCTCAACTTCAAGGAGTTACAAGCCTGTCAGGAAGCCGCCTTTCGCCATGCCTTTGCTTGGCCCCATGCGCAACCGCCGACCCTACTGTTGAGTAACCTGCTTCAGGGCAATTCCCCCCAAAATGCACTGGCAGGCTGCGCAATCCAGTAA
- a CDS encoding Uma2 family endonuclease has translation MHHAPPVYLPKTLQFTEEQFAEIIKANPNLRFELTAAGELVVMPPTGGETGRYNAALTADISLWNRQTQLGEVFDSSTGFRLPNGAIRSPDVAWITKEHWQRLTPEERQGFVPLCPDFVIELASASDDLSHLRAKMQEYMDNGCRLGWLIVPQQQMAEIYRPQQTPESVSLPTTLSGEEILPDFCLAFSP, from the coding sequence ATGCACCATGCTCCCCCCGTGTATCTACCCAAAACCCTTCAGTTCACTGAAGAGCAATTCGCAGAGATTATCAAAGCCAATCCTAATCTACGGTTTGAATTAACTGCTGCGGGAGAATTGGTTGTTATGCCCCCTACAGGCGGCGAAACGGGTCGCTACAATGCCGCCCTCACGGCTGACATTAGTCTTTGGAATCGCCAAACTCAACTAGGGGAGGTCTTTGACTCCTCAACGGGATTTCGCCTGCCCAATGGCGCCATTCGCTCACCCGATGTTGCATGGATTACCAAGGAACATTGGCAGCGCCTAACCCCAGAGGAACGCCAAGGCTTTGTGCCTCTTTGCCCCGATTTTGTGATTGAACTCGCGTCTGCTAGTGATGACTTGTCCCATTTAAGGGCAAAAATGCAGGAATACATGGACAATGGTTGCCGCCTTGGCTGGTTGATTGTCCCCCAGCAACAAATGGCAGAAATTTATCGCCCCCAGCAAACACCAGAGAGCGTGTCTCTGCCAACAACGCTTTCAGGAGAGGAAATTCTTCCTGACTTTTGCCTTGCATTTTCTCCCTAA
- a CDS encoding RDD family protein — protein sequence MWPFRRRGRLPSALSSGNVVTIALELYRHQGNRYFLLSLFAHAWFFLLTIAAVLIVAVALIVGGILAGAMDNVAPFLWLTGISILVALPLYLFGWTRLMASGALLSRRIYAVLTALEESESAARSFIFPKMLNYLLATLMVGVILLLVYGVLGAIGYLIYLVASPLVQFLEQNIQTEPARSLFFLTFLLSILLLVLLALLVISYFMARLSLVDVVLALEPDCTPLKSVRRSWQLTQGQAWHTLTVFFVASLATIPANLLGSIINSVVIIPVAGLFVGVLLLPLWQGIKAVLYWDLRVRNEGAAFQVRPEAVNPLRWLRRVTLRTPESIELDFALGGIGSRVLAWLIDQVILYTALVLFSLAAGYIYFYALYPWLIEVLPASGQSIEAWSLGIYLLVMFALYNGYYIFFETYWQGQTPGKCFAEIRVVQDNGLPIGLKEATLRSLLQPIDFAFFGIGALLVALSRSEKRLGDMVAGTLVIQDEQATRLAPKATTLQQPQGAWVQELRSLAHWERMTPEQYLLVRNYLNNRDRLSPVGRYQAAQELRQQLEPLLLPTYPAHWPTLSAEDFLEGLYTAYRQQYQSSP from the coding sequence ATGTGGCCTTTTCGGCGGCGAGGACGACTCCCCTCTGCGCTCTCTAGTGGCAATGTCGTCACGATTGCTTTGGAACTGTACCGTCATCAGGGCAATCGCTACTTTCTTTTGAGCCTTTTTGCCCATGCGTGGTTTTTTCTGCTCACCATTGCCGCCGTGCTGATCGTGGCCGTAGCACTGATTGTTGGGGGGATTCTTGCTGGGGCGATGGATAATGTTGCCCCCTTTCTCTGGCTCACAGGCATTAGTATCCTCGTGGCTTTGCCCTTGTATCTCTTTGGTTGGACACGGCTAATGGCCAGTGGTGCGCTGCTTTCTCGTCGTATTTACGCTGTCCTGACGGCTCTTGAGGAATCAGAATCGGCAGCCCGCAGCTTCATTTTTCCCAAGATGCTGAATTATTTGCTGGCCACTCTGATGGTCGGTGTCATTTTGCTCTTGGTGTATGGGGTCTTGGGGGCGATCGGCTACTTAATTTATTTGGTGGCATCCCCCTTAGTGCAATTCCTCGAGCAGAATATCCAAACGGAACCCGCAAGAAGTCTCTTCTTTTTAACTTTTCTGCTCAGTATCCTGTTGCTAGTGCTCCTTGCGCTGTTGGTGATTAGCTACTTTATGGCGCGGCTCTCCCTTGTTGATGTGGTCTTAGCCCTTGAACCGGACTGTACGCCCCTCAAATCCGTTCGGCGCAGTTGGCAACTGACGCAGGGACAGGCATGGCATACCCTAACGGTATTTTTTGTTGCTTCCCTTGCAACGATTCCCGCCAATCTCCTTGGCAGTATTATCAACAGCGTGGTGATTATTCCCGTTGCTGGCCTCTTTGTAGGGGTTTTACTCCTGCCCCTCTGGCAAGGGATCAAGGCAGTTCTGTACTGGGATCTGCGAGTCCGCAATGAAGGAGCAGCGTTTCAAGTCCGCCCTGAAGCAGTGAATCCCCTGCGCTGGTTGCGGCGGGTCACACTACGCACACCGGAAAGCATCGAGTTGGACTTTGCCCTTGGGGGAATTGGCAGCCGCGTCTTGGCTTGGCTGATTGATCAGGTGATTCTCTACACGGCACTTGTGCTTTTTTCGCTGGCGGCAGGGTACATCTACTTCTATGCCCTTTACCCGTGGCTGATTGAGGTGCTGCCCGCTAGTGGCCAGAGTATTGAAGCTTGGAGTTTGGGCATTTACCTGTTGGTAATGTTTGCCCTCTACAACGGCTATTACATTTTCTTTGAAACCTACTGGCAGGGGCAAACCCCCGGCAAGTGCTTTGCGGAAATTCGCGTCGTCCAAGACAATGGCCTTCCCATTGGTCTGAAGGAAGCAACCCTGCGCAGTCTGCTGCAACCCATTGATTTTGCTTTTTTCGGTATAGGGGCACTCCTAGTGGCGTTATCTCGATCAGAAAAACGTTTGGGAGATATGGTGGCGGGTACCCTTGTGATTCAAGATGAACAAGCGACACGGTTGGCTCCTAAAGCTACAACCCTTCAGCAACCACAGGGGGCTTGGGTGCAGGAGTTGCGATCGCTCGCCCATTGGGAACGGATGACTCCCGAACAGTATCTCCTAGTACGCAATTACCTCAACAATCGCGATCGCCTGAGTCCTGTCGGTCGCTATCAAGCGGCTCAAGAGCTGCGTCAGCAATTAGAACCCCTGTTGCTGCCCACCTATCCCGCCCACTGGCCTACCCTCAGTGCTGAGGACTTCCTAGAAGGTCTATACACTGCCTATCGTCAACAATACCAGTCATCCCCCTAG
- the leuD gene encoding 3-isopropylmalate dehydratase small subunit, with the protein MSKIERITGRGLPLRGNDIDTDRIIPARFLRCVTFDGLGEHVFADDRQSGQHPFDLPQYQGARILVVNANFGCGSSREHAPQAIGRWGIQAIVSESFAEIFAGNCLAMGVPCLTAAPEQVQALQTLLEDQPTTELTLDLQALTLTAGDQVIPLTMAESTRQMLLSGQWDACGQLLANQDKIHDVAARLPYVRWAVS; encoded by the coding sequence ATGAGCAAGATTGAACGCATTACCGGTCGTGGCCTTCCTCTGCGGGGCAACGATATCGATACGGATCGCATTATTCCGGCACGGTTTCTCCGCTGTGTTACTTTTGATGGCCTTGGGGAACACGTTTTTGCTGACGATCGCCAGTCGGGGCAACACCCTTTTGACCTGCCTCAGTACCAAGGGGCACGGATTCTGGTGGTGAATGCCAATTTTGGCTGTGGCTCTAGTCGCGAACACGCCCCCCAAGCGATCGGCCGTTGGGGAATTCAAGCAATTGTCAGCGAAAGCTTTGCCGAGATCTTTGCCGGAAACTGCTTGGCAATGGGGGTTCCCTGTCTGACGGCAGCTCCAGAACAGGTACAAGCACTGCAAACCCTCTTAGAAGATCAGCCCACTACGGAACTGACCCTAGACTTACAGGCGCTGACCTTGACAGCAGGCGATCAAGTGATTCCCTTAACCATGGCGGAAAGTACGCGGCAAATGCTTCTTTCTGGTCAATGGGATGCCTGTGGTCAACTGTTGGCCAATCAGGACAAAATTCACGACGTTGCAGCGCGGCTGCCCTATGTGCGGTGGGCAGTTAGTTAA
- a CDS encoding glycosyltransferase family 2 protein — protein sequence MAQAPLLSICIPAYNRPQGLAQAVRSVVAALPPESHDPVEVIITDDSATPTAVEDLLAGWSGRWHYQHNAQRLGMVANWNASLAKASGDFILLLHDDDYLLPQGIPTILDILTKEGTAFDVFLFGVHLVDSHQRCLRRQIPRQQTWLSPAQALRQLLRHSSFVRFPALIWRRSLLEEVGYFDPAYGEATDLYQWLRFFAQKGVYTVPHATAAYMIHDQALTMGMFQAQTLATLGNIFAAAANLSILSPAELRQCQCDFFHQFILAGTWRFLRRRQWQRAQAVYQLFDLPEVIALGRSRRWQGWRWLFGAWLWLLRRVN from the coding sequence ATGGCACAAGCACCCCTATTGAGCATTTGCATTCCGGCCTATAACCGTCCCCAAGGATTGGCACAAGCGGTTCGCTCAGTTGTCGCAGCCTTGCCCCCTGAGAGCCACGATCCGGTGGAAGTCATTATTACCGATGATTCTGCCACCCCCACAGCAGTAGAGGATTTACTGGCTGGATGGTCAGGCCGCTGGCACTACCAACACAATGCCCAGCGCTTAGGGATGGTGGCCAATTGGAACGCCAGCTTGGCGAAGGCTTCAGGGGACTTTATCCTGCTGTTGCACGACGATGATTACCTCCTGCCCCAAGGAATACCAACAATTCTCGACATCCTCACCAAGGAGGGCACTGCCTTTGATGTCTTTCTCTTTGGCGTGCATTTGGTGGATTCGCATCAACGCTGTTTGCGACGGCAGATACCCCGGCAGCAAACATGGCTCTCCCCAGCTCAAGCCCTTAGGCAATTGCTACGTCATTCCTCGTTTGTACGGTTTCCCGCCTTGATCTGGCGGCGATCGCTCCTCGAGGAGGTCGGCTATTTTGATCCCGCCTACGGCGAAGCCACAGACCTCTACCAATGGCTACGCTTCTTTGCCCAGAAGGGGGTTTACACGGTTCCCCATGCCACTGCTGCCTACATGATCCACGATCAAGCTCTGACGATGGGGATGTTTCAAGCCCAGACCTTGGCTACCCTAGGGAATATTTTTGCCGCCGCTGCGAATTTATCGATTCTCTCACCAGCGGAACTACGGCAGTGCCAGTGTGACTTTTTTCACCAGTTTATCTTGGCGGGAACATGGCGATTTTTGCGGCGACGGCAATGGCAACGGGCACAGGCAGTGTACCAGCTGTTTGATCTACCAGAGGTGATTGCATTGGGGCGATCGCGCCGCTGGCAAGGCTGGCGTTGGCTCTTTGGGGCTTGGCTTTGGCTACTGCGACGGGTTAACTAA
- a CDS encoding type I-MYXAN CRISPR-associated endonuclease Cas4/Cas1 encodes MEQTVACAETETLRVNSLHAFAYCQRLFYLEEVEELYTQNESVFAGRRLHAELQKLEREDWQEFNLESVALGLRGRVDALRTLEGHLIPYEHKIGRCYRDRQQQPQAWHSDRVQILAYACLLETVLGVTVPEGRIHYHRDNVTVRVPVDEAGRQLVRDTIEQARQLRASLERPPVCSNERLCLNCSLAPVCLPEEARLARDPEHLPLRLFPRDDEREIIHVTAGKAVIRRAGEQLRIAIDDEPEQKLPIQQVGQVVIHKFAQITTPAIHLCAYEDVGVHFISSGGRYIGSIDNRKGSIQRRIRQYQALTNPDQCLRLAQLLVNCRGQSQRRLLLRGQRNRQDALPALQETTTQMDRLISSISHANSLEALRGIEGNLGALYFSALPYLLGDHVPKELHFNGRNRRPPKDRFNALLSFGYGMLLKDVMNAILTVGLEPAFGFYHQPRTQAPPLALDLMEIFRVPLVDMVVIGSINRMQWNFDECFEVHRDHVWLSDYGRRKFIELYEARKGETWKHPVTNYSLTYRRILELEVRLLEKEWCGEAGLFGKLILR; translated from the coding sequence ATGGAACAGACCGTTGCCTGCGCTGAAACGGAGACACTGCGCGTTAATTCTCTCCATGCTTTTGCCTACTGTCAGCGGTTATTTTATCTCGAAGAAGTTGAGGAACTTTACACCCAAAATGAATCCGTCTTTGCCGGGCGACGGCTCCACGCTGAGCTACAAAAATTAGAACGGGAAGATTGGCAAGAATTCAATCTGGAAAGTGTAGCCCTTGGCCTCCGGGGGCGGGTTGATGCACTGCGTACCCTAGAGGGGCATTTGATTCCCTACGAGCACAAAATCGGTCGCTGTTATCGCGATCGCCAGCAACAGCCCCAAGCTTGGCACAGCGACAGGGTACAAATTCTGGCCTATGCCTGTTTACTAGAAACCGTTCTCGGCGTCACTGTCCCCGAAGGCCGCATTCACTATCACCGCGATAACGTCACTGTACGGGTTCCTGTGGATGAGGCAGGCCGCCAACTGGTGCGGGACACAATCGAGCAAGCGCGTCAACTGCGTGCTTCCCTAGAACGTCCCCCTGTCTGTAGCAACGAAAGACTTTGTCTCAACTGCTCCTTGGCGCCTGTTTGCCTGCCTGAAGAAGCCCGCCTCGCCCGAGATCCTGAGCATTTACCCCTGCGGTTATTTCCGCGAGATGACGAGCGTGAGATTATCCATGTCACGGCTGGCAAAGCGGTAATCAGGCGAGCTGGCGAGCAGCTACGGATTGCCATTGACGATGAACCTGAGCAAAAGCTGCCCATTCAGCAGGTGGGTCAAGTTGTTATCCACAAATTTGCCCAAATTACCACCCCAGCCATTCATCTCTGTGCCTATGAGGATGTCGGTGTTCACTTCATCAGCAGTGGTGGGCGTTATATCGGCAGCATTGACAACCGCAAGGGCAGTATTCAACGGCGTATTCGTCAATATCAAGCCCTGACGAACCCAGACCAATGTTTACGTCTTGCCCAGTTACTGGTGAACTGCCGGGGACAGAGTCAGCGTCGCCTGTTACTCCGAGGACAGCGGAATCGCCAAGATGCTCTGCCTGCATTGCAAGAGACCACTACGCAAATGGATCGGCTCATTAGCAGCATCTCCCACGCCAATTCCCTAGAGGCTCTACGCGGCATTGAAGGCAATCTTGGCGCCCTGTATTTTTCAGCGTTGCCCTATTTACTGGGGGATCACGTTCCGAAGGAGTTGCACTTCAACGGTCGCAATCGCCGCCCCCCGAAAGATCGTTTTAATGCGCTGCTCAGTTTTGGCTATGGCATGCTCCTCAAGGACGTGATGAATGCCATTCTCACTGTTGGTCTTGAACCCGCCTTTGGCTTCTATCATCAGCCGCGTACCCAAGCACCACCCCTTGCGTTGGACTTGATGGAAATTTTCCGCGTCCCCCTTGTGGATATGGTCGTTATTGGTTCGATTAACCGTATGCAGTGGAACTTTGACGAGTGCTTTGAGGTACACCGAGATCACGTATGGCTAAGTGACTATGGTCGGCGTAAGTTCATTGAACTCTATGAAGCCCGCAAAGGTGAAACATGGAAACATCCAGTGACCAACTACTCGCTCACTTATCGGCGAATCTTGGAGCTGGAAGTACGTTTGCTCGAAAAGGAATGGTGTGGTGAAGCAGGTCTATTTGGCAAACTCATTTTGCGTTGA